From one Streptomyces sp. CA-210063 genomic stretch:
- a CDS encoding (2Fe-2S)-binding protein, with translation MTVAHLESAQADTATHVPDLLSAAYRRLDAVCEALSVRVAEPCGPVTRQQTTSTAPARQVGFGTVGLMEGQESVEAFVDAEAARIQDRFDHTAPRHVAASRALHDYAWSVGLLMSGVWYLERRVPRIAPSGIRVDLATGAYEISPGTDLVCLPDDPSTALAGTRAVADEEGLRAELRAAVADHMGPVLDAIGPYVRRGSRALWGLVSDDLVSGLWYLGRMLGDEAAGVRAASEVLPTARAPFPGGADFRSLRTSDGREHATRTRMGCCLYYTIRPAEACSTCPRTCDAERLRRLEG, from the coding sequence ATGACCGTGGCCCACCTGGAGTCCGCCCAGGCCGACACCGCCACGCATGTCCCGGACCTCCTCTCCGCCGCCTACCGCCGTCTGGACGCGGTGTGCGAGGCGCTGTCCGTACGCGTCGCGGAACCCTGCGGCCCAGTCACCCGGCAGCAGACGACCAGCACCGCCCCGGCACGCCAAGTCGGCTTTGGCACAGTCGGCTTGATGGAGGGTCAGGAGAGCGTGGAGGCTTTCGTCGATGCGGAGGCCGCTCGCATCCAGGACCGCTTCGACCACACCGCGCCCCGGCATGTCGCCGCCTCCCGCGCCCTGCACGACTACGCCTGGTCGGTCGGCCTGCTGATGAGCGGCGTCTGGTACCTGGAGCGCCGCGTGCCCCGCATCGCACCGTCCGGCATACGGGTCGACCTCGCGACGGGCGCGTACGAGATCAGCCCCGGCACCGACCTCGTCTGTCTGCCGGACGACCCGTCGACGGCCCTGGCCGGCACCCGGGCCGTCGCCGACGAGGAGGGGCTGCGCGCCGAGTTGAGGGCCGCCGTCGCGGACCACATGGGCCCGGTGCTGGACGCGATCGGCCCGTACGTCCGCCGGGGCTCGCGCGCGCTGTGGGGCCTGGTCTCCGACGACCTCGTCTCCGGCCTCTGGTACCTGGGCCGCATGCTGGGCGACGAGGCCGCCGGTGTCCGGGCCGCCTCCGAGGTCCTCCCCACCGCCCGCGCGCCCTTTCCCGGCGGCGCCGACTTCCGTTCCCTCCGCACGAGCGACGGCCGCGAACACGCGACCCGCACGCGGATGGGCTGCTGCCTCTACTACACGATCCGCCCGGCCGAGGCCTGCTCCACGTGCCCGCGCACGTGCGACGCGGAGCGGCTGCGGCGACTGGAGGGCTGA
- a CDS encoding IucA/IucC family protein, which translates to MADPASQLLTRVLSALLREDVVGLRTRGTLVRHSDGPWLRLPVDGGDALLLPVTEDGFQHAYAARLPLLVRESDGTPLTTSDTVLAALRALAEPVDRDGFDAFAEECRQTLATMRLHEATGQEVADGLTELYGPDLTEWTGLRGGLAYETLAARLDHPVYPTARGRSGLDEDQLRGFAPEFHPSFALHWLALPRESVTVAGELPDGWPTPSGLGLADLDRTHVVLPVHPLTVGAPLDAALREAGLADRAVLADRVYLDVVPTLSMRTVAPAAAPSLHLKLPLATATLGLRNKRSIKPGTLVDGAAGQRLLAAVLDREPRFQDRVLHADETVYAHAGHELLAVLCRRHPTDLDDSVVVPMAALLAEAPGGGLVVDHLADRFHHGDVTALLDAVLTLLFDWQTTLFGYGIALESHQQNVSLVFGPEPGDLRLLLKDNDGPRINGARLAARFGENAGSWGFDDARTFTTDDRAVADVFTTITLHLCAGAYAFGLARHARAPLPELLSLVRDRLVEAVDRLGGDAAAVLRARVLNAPELPVKAMVTAGTLLSKERSGAADINKHYTTGPNYLLLVGGSA; encoded by the coding sequence ATGGCCGACCCCGCATCGCAGCTGCTCACACGTGTGCTCAGCGCCCTGCTCCGCGAGGACGTCGTAGGCCTGCGCACTCGCGGCACCCTCGTCCGCCACTCGGACGGCCCCTGGCTCCGCCTGCCCGTCGACGGCGGCGACGCCCTGCTGCTGCCCGTCACCGAGGACGGATTCCAGCATGCGTACGCCGCCCGACTGCCCCTCCTCGTACGGGAGTCGGACGGCACGCCCCTCACCACCTCCGACACCGTCCTCGCCGCACTGCGCGCCCTCGCGGAGCCCGTCGACCGCGACGGCTTCGACGCCTTCGCCGAGGAGTGCCGCCAGACGCTCGCGACGATGCGGCTGCACGAGGCGACAGGGCAGGAAGTGGCCGACGGTCTCACCGAGCTCTACGGCCCCGACCTGACCGAGTGGACGGGCCTGCGCGGCGGCCTGGCGTACGAGACCCTGGCCGCGCGTCTGGACCACCCGGTCTACCCGACGGCGCGCGGCCGCTCCGGCCTGGACGAGGACCAACTACGCGGCTTCGCACCGGAGTTCCACCCGAGCTTCGCGCTTCACTGGCTGGCACTGCCCCGGGAGTCGGTCACCGTCGCCGGGGAACTCCCGGACGGCTGGCCCACCCCTTCCGGGCTCGGTCTCGCGGACCTCGACCGCACCCATGTCGTCCTGCCCGTCCACCCGTTGACCGTCGGCGCGCCCCTCGACGCGGCACTGCGCGAGGCGGGACTCGCGGACCGGGCCGTACTCGCCGACCGGGTGTACCTCGACGTCGTGCCCACGCTGTCCATGCGTACGGTCGCGCCCGCCGCCGCCCCCTCCCTGCACCTCAAACTGCCCCTGGCCACCGCCACACTGGGCCTGCGCAACAAGCGCTCCATCAAGCCCGGCACCCTCGTCGACGGCGCCGCCGGACAGCGGCTGCTGGCGGCGGTGCTCGACCGCGAGCCCCGCTTCCAGGACCGCGTGCTGCACGCCGACGAGACGGTGTACGCACACGCCGGGCACGAACTGCTCGCCGTGCTGTGCCGCCGCCACCCGACGGACCTCGACGACTCGGTCGTCGTCCCCATGGCCGCCCTGCTCGCCGAGGCACCCGGCGGTGGACTGGTCGTCGACCACCTCGCCGACCGCTTCCACCACGGTGATGTGACCGCCCTGCTGGACGCCGTGCTCACCCTGCTGTTCGACTGGCAGACCACGCTCTTCGGATACGGCATCGCCCTGGAGTCGCACCAGCAGAACGTCTCCCTGGTGTTCGGCCCCGAGCCGGGCGACCTGCGCCTCCTGCTGAAGGACAACGACGGACCGCGCATCAACGGGGCCCGGCTGGCCGCCAGGTTCGGCGAAAACGCTGGCAGCTGGGGCTTCGACGACGCCCGCACTTTCACCACCGACGACCGCGCCGTGGCCGACGTCTTCACCACCATCACCCTCCACCTCTGCGCAGGCGCCTACGCGTTCGGCCTCGCCCGCCACGCCCGCGCCCCACTGCCGGAGCTGCTGAGCCTCGTACGGGACCGGCTCGTCGAGGCCGTCGACCGGCTCGGCGGCGACGCGGCAGCCGTACTGCGCGCCCGCGTGCTGAACGCGCCCGAGCTGCCGGTGAAGGCGATGGTGACCGCCGGAACCCTGCTCAGCAAGGAGCGGTCGGGCGCCGCCGACATCAACAAGCACTACACCACAGGGCCCAACTACCTGCTCCTGGTCGGTGGTTCGGCATGA
- a CDS encoding ATP-grasp domain-containing protein, with translation MRLYLLALNPTDSVTEGFLPAAARLGLDVTVLTDQPDAHRTAYPEYPETEILECDVRDYRAVVTRISTHHRADAVFTNSDHLQTQAALAAQYFGLPGKDWRATLRSKDKGEMRRHLATVGVDTVWSAEITDPAHLTGRLVVDAPYPCVIKPREGVASEDVVLVDTAGDLMARGKEILTRRPGVTLVVEEYLPGELYTLETLGDGRVRHVLGGFHTELSPPPYFIEERLRFVPAHPEPVVAQILAQLDALGVGFGACHTEFVVHDGRARVIEVNYRAIGDQCDLLLARLLGLPLFDHILRTHLGEPLPTDLDIRRDGAARVEYPCAERAGTLVAAPAATELTVDGVHLTYRPLRQIGERHELYWTNRDYLGVLRATGTSQETVDRAVADFLAAQRWEIQP, from the coding sequence ATGCGCCTGTACCTGCTCGCACTGAACCCCACCGACTCCGTCACCGAGGGCTTCCTGCCCGCCGCCGCCCGGCTCGGCCTGGACGTCACCGTCCTCACCGACCAGCCCGATGCCCATCGCACCGCGTATCCGGAGTATCCCGAGACCGAGATCCTGGAGTGCGACGTACGCGACTACCGCGCCGTCGTCACCCGGATCTCCACCCACCACCGGGCCGACGCCGTCTTCACCAACAGCGACCACCTCCAGACCCAGGCCGCCCTCGCAGCCCAGTACTTCGGCCTCCCCGGCAAGGACTGGCGGGCCACCCTGCGCAGCAAGGACAAGGGTGAGATGCGCCGCCATCTGGCCACCGTCGGCGTCGACACCGTCTGGTCCGCCGAGATCACCGATCCGGCCCACCTCACCGGCCGCCTCGTCGTCGACGCCCCGTACCCCTGTGTCATCAAGCCCCGCGAAGGCGTCGCCAGCGAGGACGTCGTCCTGGTCGACACCGCCGGGGACCTCATGGCCCGCGGCAAGGAGATCCTGACCCGCCGCCCGGGTGTCACCCTCGTCGTCGAGGAGTATCTGCCGGGTGAGCTGTACACCCTGGAGACCCTCGGCGACGGCCGCGTCCGGCACGTCCTGGGCGGCTTCCACACCGAGCTGTCCCCGCCGCCGTATTTCATCGAGGAGCGGCTGCGCTTCGTCCCGGCCCACCCCGAGCCGGTCGTCGCCCAGATCCTCGCCCAACTCGACGCGCTGGGCGTCGGGTTCGGCGCCTGCCACACCGAGTTCGTCGTGCACGACGGCCGGGCCCGCGTCATCGAGGTCAACTACCGTGCCATCGGCGACCAGTGCGACCTGCTGCTCGCCCGGCTCCTCGGCCTCCCGCTCTTCGACCACATCCTCCGCACCCACCTCGGCGAGCCGCTGCCCACCGACCTGGACATCCGGCGCGACGGCGCGGCCCGTGTGGAGTACCCCTGCGCCGAACGGGCAGGCACTCTCGTCGCCGCCCCCGCCGCGACCGAACTCACCGTCGACGGCGTCCACCTGACGTACCGTCCGCTTCGTCAGATCGGCGAACGGCACGAGCTGTACTGGACCAACCGCGACTACCTCGGCGTCCTCCGTGCCACCGGCACCAGCCAGGAGACCGTCGACCGGGCGGTGGCGGACTTCCTCGCCGCACAGCGCTGGGAGATCCAGCCGTGA